CGATGAGGAGGTCGGCGAGGGTGCGCTCGTCCTCGTCGTTGAGGGCCGCGTGGCGGGCTTGCAAGTCGTCGGCGGAGCGGAAGTCTTCGAGGAAGCGTTGGGCATCGACCACGGTGACCATGGTGTCCAGTTCGGCGACCTCGCTGAGGGAGAGGCCGGTCTCGTCTTCGAAGCTGAAGGTCGCAGCGACCGGCATGGGCTCGGAGATGCCCGAGGACTCGATGAGCAGGTAGTCGAAGCGCTCCTCGCGGGCGAGGCGGGAGATCTCCTCGAGCAGGTCGTCGCGCAGGGTGCAGCAGATGCAGCCGTTGGTCATCTCGACCAGGCGCTCGTCGGTGCGGCTGAGGGCGGCTCCGCCCTGGTTCACGAGCTGCGCGTCGATGTTGATCTCGCTCATGTCGTTGACGATCACCGCGACCTTCAGCCCCTGGCGATTGTTCAGAACGTGGTTGAGCAGGGTGGTTTTGCCTGCGCCTAGAAATCCGGAGAGTACGGTTGTCTTCAACTTGCTGCTTTTTAGATCGGAGCCCATGGTTCACCTCTTTTGTGAATCTATCACTAATGATAATTCACAAGCAATAATAAGGCCTCTTGCCCTCCCTGATAAACTTGCCTTAACGCTATGTCCATCGTGCAACTCCAGAACATCCGCAAGGCGTACGACACGAAAGTCGCAGTTCACGGCCTCTCGCTCAGCATCGAGCCGGGCACTATGTTTGGTTTGCTGGGGCCGAATGGGTCGGGCAAGACCAGTTCTATTCGCATGATGATCGGGATGACGGTGCCGGACTCCGGTTCGGTGCGGTTGTTTGGCCAGCCGTTCTCGCGGGCGGCGTTGCATCGGGTGGGCTATCTGCCGGAGGAGCGCGGGCTCTACAAGAAGATGAAGGTGATGGAGCAGCTTGTCTTTTTGGGCCAGTTGCATGGGCTTGATGCCGCTACGGCGGGCAAGCGCGCGCATGTGTGGTGCGAGCAGATGCAGATTCTCGAGGCCGTGAACAAGCGTACCGAGGAGCTGTCGAAGGGGATGCAGCAGAAGATTCAGTTCATCGCCTCGCTGCTGCATGAGCCGGAGCTGATCATCATGGATGAGCCGTTCAGCGGGCTCGATCCGGTGAACGCTACGCTGCTGATGGATACGCTGCTCGAGCTGCGCAAGCAGGGCAGGACCATTCTCTTCAGCACGCATCGCATGGACCAGGTGGAGAAGCTATGCGACGAAATCGCCATTATTTATAAGGGAAATCTGGTGCTCGAAGGGGCTATGCGCGAGATCAAGTCGCGCTATCCGGCTAACCGGGTGCAGATCTACTTCAGCGGGGACAGTAGCTTCTTGCAGCATCCTGCGATCGCCTCGGCGAAGACCTATTCGGGGCACGCGGAGCTGATCCTCAACGACCCGGCGATGGCGCAGAGCCTGCTGGCCGAGGCAGTGGCGCGGGGTACCTGCATCACGCGGTTTGAGGTGATGGAGCCGACGCTGGAGGAGATCTTTATCGAGTCTGTAGGGGAGAACGTCGATGCGTAATGTATGGCTCATCGCCAGGCGCGAGTACCTGGAACGCATCCGCACCAAGGCCTTTCTGGTGGCGACGATTTTGATCCCTGTGCTGATGGGCGGGTTCGTCTTTGGGGCCGGGTATCTCTCTTCGCGGGCCAAGGCTTCGGCGCATGTGGCCATCGTCGCGGCGGACGCGCAGTTTGCGCAGGACCTGAAGCAGCAACTCGAGAGCGGCAGGCACTCCAGCATGACGGTCGATCTGGCTACGCCATCGCCGGAGACGCGCAGTGCGCTCGATGCAGAGCTAAAGAGCAAGAGCGGGATTGCGGGATACCTGTGGGTGACGCCTGCGGCTGCGGCTGGCGCGCGGCCCCTGTTTGCATATGCGGCGCGTTCGGCGGGCGATGCCACGACCGTCGACACGTTGCAGAGTGCTGTCCAGAGCGTGCTGACGCGGGAGCGGCTGAACCACTCCGGCATTGGGGCCGGGGAGGTCGATGCGCTGCTGGCTCCGGTGACGATTGATACCAGCTCCAGCGGGGACAGCCGTGCGGCTTATGCTGCGGCTTCGCTGCTGTTTTTGCTGATGTACATGGTCATCATGCTCTATGGGATGAACACGGCGCGGTCGATCATCGAGGAGAAGACCAGCCGCGTCTTTGAGGTGATGCTCTCGACGATCCGGCCGGAGGAGATGCTGGCGGGTAAGATCCTGGGCGTCGGGGCGGTGGGGCTGACGCAGATCGGCGTGTGGATGGTGGCTGCCGGGATTCTGGGGAGCACGAATCTGGCGGCTTCGTTTGTCGGCTCGGGGCATGTGCCGATCAGCCTGACGCAGATAGTGTTCTTCGTGGTTTACTTCCTCTTCGGCTATCTGCTGTACTCGTCGATCGCCGCGGCGCTGGGGGCTATGACGAACTCCGAGCAGGAGCTGCAGCAGTTGAATATGTTCCTGGTGATGCCGCTGGCCTTCTGCATGTTGATGAGCTTTGTGATTGTGCCCGCTCCGAACTCGACGCTGGCGCGGGTGGTCTCGTTGATCCCGTTTTGCAGCCCGCTGCTGATGAACCTGCGGATCTCGCTTACCACTGTCGCGCCCTGGGAGATTGGGCTCAGCTTTGTGCTGATGAGCCTGACCATTCTTGCGATTCTTTGGGTGGCGAGCCGCATCTACCGGGTGGGCATCCTGATGTATGGCAAGAAGCCGAACCTTGCCGAGGTTCTGCGCTGGCTCAAGTACAGTTAGGACGCTATGGCCTATAGCCGCAAGCAGCGCGTTGTGCTCGCCGTGGTGCCGCGGATTGTCGCGATGTTGATCCGCGTGCTGGGGGCTACGTGGCGGTATGAAGACGTGGCCGTGCCGGGGAATGTGCGGGGGGACCAGGTGCCGGGGCCTTGTGTTTATGCGTTTTGGCATCGGTCGTTGCTGGCTTGTGTACACCAGTTTCGGAATAAGGATATTGCGATTCTGATCTCGCAGAGCTTCGATGGCGAGCTGATCGCGCGGACCGTGGAACTGCTGGGGTTCAGGGCGATTCGGGGGTCTTCGACGCGGGGCGGGGCGATGGCGCTCAGGCAGATGGCTGAGGCTTATCGGCAGGGGCATCGTTGTGCGATTACGGCGGATGGGCCGAAGGGACCGGCGATGGTGGCCAAGCCGGGGGCGGTGCAGTTGGCACAGTTGGTGGGGGCTACGGAGATCGGCGTCTACTATGTGCTGCCCGAGCGGGCGTGGGTGCTGAAGAGCTGGGATCGGTTTCTGATTCCGAAGCCGTTTTCGCGGGTGCGGACTGCTTGGCCGGAGAAGTCAGGGGTGAGCTTGCCGGAGTTGCAGGCTGCGCTGGATAAGTCTGTCGCCATGCTGTCGTAAGGCGGGGAGATTCGTGTCAAGCTTAAGGTGTGCTGGTATCGGATTTTCACTATGAACTGCCTGAAGAGCTGATCGCGCAGACGCCGCCGGAGGTGCGCGGCAGCTCGCGGATGCTGGTGCTGCGGCGTGACTCCGGCGCGCTGACGGATGATCGGTTTTTGAGCCTGCCGGAGTATTTGAAGGCGGGCGATCTGCTGGTTTTGAACGACTCGCGGGTGATTCCGGCGCGGCTCTATGCTACGCGGGGCGGGCTGGCTACGCAGGCTTCGTCGCCTGCTCCGACGGGGAAGATCGAGGTGCTGCTGACGCAGCAGATGGGGCCGTGGGAGTGGACGGCGCTGGTGCGGCCGGGGCGCAAGGTGCAGCCGGGGGAGGTGCTGCACTTTGCCGATGCGGAGGGGGCGGTGCTGCTTTCTGCGACGGTGTTCGCGGCTGGGGAGTATGGCGAGCGGACGATCCGGTTTGAGGCAGATGGGGAGTTTCTGGCCAAGCTGGACCGGATCGGGCATATGCCGCTGCCGCCGTATATTCATCGGGACGACTCGGCTGGGGATAAGGCTCGCTACCAGACAGTCTATGCGAATGAGCCGGGGTCGGCGGCGGCTCCGACTGCTGGGCTTCACTTTACGCCGGAGGTGCTGGCGGCTCTAGAGGCCAAGGGGGTGCAAGTCGAGCGCGTGACGCTGCATGTGGGGCTGGGGACGTTTCAGCCGGTGCGGGCGGAGAGGGTGGAGGATATACGGCTGCACGCGGAGCACTACACTTTGCCCGAGGCGACGGCTGCGGCGGTGAACGCGGCGCGGCGAGAGGGTCGGAGGGTGATTGCGGCGGGGACGACCACGACCCGGACGCTCGAGCACTGCGCCACGTTGGGGCCGGAGCTGTTTGCGCACTCGGGGGAGACTAGTATCTTTATCTCGCCGGGGCATCGTTTTCAGGTGGTTCAGGGGCTGGTGACCAACTTTCACCTGCCGTCGTCCACGCTGCTGATGCTGGTGAGCGCGCTGGCGGGCGTGGAGCCGGTGCGGGCGGCGTACGCCCATGCGGTGAGGGAAAAGTACCGATTTTTCAGTTACGGCGATTGTATGCTGATGATTTAAGAGGGCTTGATGCCAGAGCGACGTGCGAGGAAGTAGAATTTACGGGTGAGCCGCCTGAAATATACGTCCTTGTCCCTTTCGGTTGCGCTGGCCTCGATTTTGGCCGCAACCTCTACCGCTGCTTTTTGCCAGACGACTGCTCCTGTTGTTACGGCTCCAGCCTCCAATCAGCCGCAGTTGACGCCGCGCAATCCACAGGACGCGCCTGCGGATGAGCCTACCTTCACGCTGAAGCAGCAGGTGAACGAGGTCGATCTCTTCTTTACCGTGACGGACAGCAAGGGCCGTTTCGTAACCGGGTTGAAGCAGGAGAACTTCGGCCTGCTCGACGATCAGCGGCCGCCGGAGAGGGTTTTTCGGTTTCAGCAGCAGACGGACCTGCCGCTGCGCGTGGGCATCATGCTGGATACTTCCAGCTCGATCCGGACGCGGTTCAAGTTTGAACAGGATGCGGCGATCGACTTCTTCCTCCAGATTCTGCACCGGAATGATCGGGCCTTTGTCGAGGGCTTCGATATCCAGTTGAACCTGGCGCAGGACTTTACCAATAATATCGACCTGCTGAACGAGGGGATTCGGAAGCTGCGGCCGGGCGGCGGCACGGCTCTGTTCGACTCGATCTATAACACCTGCAAGAACCAGATGTTGACGCTGCAGGAAGAGGGCACGGTGCGGAAGGCGATTGTGCTGGTCTCGGACGGCGACGACAACTACTCGCGGTCGAACGAGGAAGACGCGATTAAGATGTGTCAGCGGGCGGAGACGCTGGTGTATACAATCTCGACCGATACCAGCCCGAGCAAGGGTAAGGGCGGCGCGGTGCTGGAGCGGATCTCCGAGGCTACGGGAGGAAAGGCTTTCTTTCCGAACAAGCTGGAGGACGTGGCGATCGGGTTCAAGAGCATCGAAGAGGAGTTGAGGAGCCAGTACTCGCTGGTGTACCGGCCTGCGGAGTTCAAGCAGGATGGTAGCTTCAGGACGATTTACCTGGCGGCTACCGACTCGCGGCGCTACCATGTGCGGGTGAAGCGGGGTTACTTTGCCCCGAAACCGGTGCAGTAGGGCGGGAGAGAAACTCCCGGCTAAAATTCGGGTCTAACGGGGTAAGGAGATCTCTATGCGCCTTCTCTCTTGTTTGCTCGTTGTGGGTAGTTTGGTGACGGGGAGCGCCTGCGTGGCGCAGCAGCCGGTGGGTGTGGCCCAGAGCTTTGCCACGCTGGCGGAGCAGCCCGCGACCCATACGGCGTTTACCTTCGACCGGATGGCGATGCAGGTGGCGCAGGGCGTTCTGGAGATGAACGGGATGCCGCCGGAGCGGGCGGCAGCGGCGCTGCGGGGGATTACGGTCGAGAACTTTCGCTATCGTGAGCCCGCGTTTTATACGCCGGAGGCGATGGAAGGGTTGATCGCCAGCTACAAGGCTGCGGGGTGGAAGCACCTGGTGAACGGGCGGCAGACGGCGGCAAATACGGCTCAGCCGAAGCAGGTGGTGACCGACCTTTGGCTGCACTTTACGGGTGCGGATATTGATGGGGTGACCGTGTTGGCCAGGGCTGAGCGGCAGATGAGCGTGGTGGAGCTGACGTGCGATCTGCGGCCGCTCGATCTGGTGCATCTGAGTGGGCACTTTGGGATTCCGAAGGTGGATCCGGGGGCGGTGATGGTGCCTGCTCCGGGGGAGCGGTAGCACTTCGTGCCGTTCTCGGGGGTGCATGGGCGGGATTATCTTCTGAGGGCTTTCCGTTGGTCGGCGGCGAGCATTCTTGTTTCCGACCAACGGGAGGACCATGCGAAGCAGTAAAAAGGCGTGTGAACGCCCGCCCCGCGCGTAGCGGGCCTGTCCGGCAGGACGTCTTTCCTCTTTGTAAGAAATAGTTCCTCAGCGGCTAAAGCCGGTTTATCGGCGTGCTGGGATGGCACGGCTGAAGCCGTGTCCTTAATGGTTTGGGTTAGGTTGAAGAAAGCATACCTCGGGGGCTAAAGCCCGCGTTTGTGGTTGTTTTTGATGTCCGGGCTAAAGCCCGGACCTACCCCAGAAGCAACGGCAAGGACAAAGACAAGAGCAAGGACAGAAGCAGATTCCTCCGCTTCGCTCCTGAATGACAACAAAAAAAACAGGCAACGGCAACGACGGAACAGGCAACGGCAAAAACTCTCTTGAGCCGCTCCCTTCTGACGAGTGGGTGCTTTTAGCGGTGGTAAAGCTCTACGTCGCGCATCAGCTTGAGCTTGCGGTCGGGGGGGAGGAAGCTGGCTTCGATGGAGTTGGCGGCGAACTCGCGCATCTGCTCGAGGGAGAATTCGAAGGCTTCCTGGATCAGGATGTACTCGGAGAGCAGGTCACTGCCGAACATCGGTGGGTCGTCGGAGTTGAGCGTGAGCATCAGGCCGCTCTCGAAGTACTCGCGGATGGGGTGCTGGTCGAGTGCGGGGCAACAGCCGGTGCGGAGGTTCGAGGTGACGTTCAGCTCGAGGGGGATCTGGCGCTCGGCCAAGATCGTGAGGAGGTCGGCGTCGTACTGCGCGGCCAGGGCGTGGCCGATGCGCTCGGCGCCGATGTTGATGGCGGACCAGATGGAGGCGGGACCGGCGACGGGGCCGGTGGACTCGCCCGCGTGGACGGTGAGGCGGAGACCGGCGGCGCGGGATTCGGCGTAGATCTCGCGGAACTGCTCGGCGGGGCCGCGGGCTTCGTCGCCGCCGATGCCAATGCCGATGATGCTGGGGTATTGGTGGCGGAGTTCAGCCGCCAGGCGGAAGACGTGGGCGGCCTCTTCGACGCCGAAGTGGCGGACGGCGTCGATGATCCAGAGGATGGTGGTGCCGAACTCGCGCTCGGCGCGGATGCGGGCGCGCTCGATGGCGTCCATGACCGAGGGGATGGGGAGCTGCGGCTTGAAGCGGGCGAGGATGCCCCAGGAGATGTAGACCTCGGCGTGGACGACGCCCTGGTAGGCGAGGTCGCGGATCATGTTGTAGGCAATCAGCTCGAAGTCGTCGGCGGTCTGGAGGCGCTCGGTGACGGCCTTGAAGGCCATGAGGAAGTGGGGGAAGTCGTCGTAGATGTAGAGGGCGCGGGCCGCATCGAGGGTGAGCGGAGTGGCGTCGTGGCGTTGGCTCAGCTCTACGAGGGTCTCGGGCAGGATGGTGCCTTCGAGGTGGAGGTGCAGCTCGGCTTTGGGCAGGCCGCGGAGCCAGGTGGGGATGTCGATCTCTTCGAGCTTGTTCGCTTTAGCCATCCTGTTTAGTGTAGCGGCTTGGTGCTTTGCGATGGGGTGGGGCATCTACTGGGAAGGATTCTTTAGGAGCGAGATAGATGGAGAAGCGGACGGCGTTGGTGGTGGGATCGACCGGGGTGGTGGGGCAGAATCTGGCGAAGCGGCTGCTGGAGAGGGGTTGGGGCGTGGTGGGGCTGTCGCGTGGGGCGCAGGTGGTGGATGGAGTGGTGGGGGTAGCGGCGGATCTGCGCGATGGGGCGGCGGTGAAGCAGGCGCTGAAGGGGAAGGTGGTGACGGATGTTTTTCTGAGTGCGTGGATAAGGCATGACACCGAGAAGGAGAATGTCCGGGTGAATGGGGGGATTGTGGAGAATGTCTTTGCGGCGCTGGAGGGGATGGAACTGCGGCATGCCGCGCTGGTGACGGGGACGAAGCAGTATCTGGGGCCGTTTGAGGCGTATGGGCAGACGGCGGCGGAGACGCCCTTTCGCGAGGACACGCCGCGGCTGCCGGGGGAGAACTTTTACTACACGCAGGAGGATGTGATGTTTCGCGCGGCCGAGCGGGGCGGCTTTGGGTGGAGCGTGCATCGGCCGCATACGATTGTGGGGTTCGCGGTGGGGAACGCGATGAATATGGGGTCGACGCTGGCGGTGTATGCGACGCTGTGCCGCGAGCGCGGGGAGGCATTTGTGTTTCCGGGGTCGAGCGAGCAGTGGAATGCGCTGACGGATGTGGTCGATGCAAGGCTGCTGGCGGAGCATCTGGAGTGGGCGGCTACGACTCCGGCGGCGCGGAATGAGGCGTTCAACGTGGTGAATGGGGGCGTGTTCCGGTGGCGGTGGCTGTGGCCGCAGATTGCGGCTTACTTTGGTGTGGAGCCTGCGGTGCCTCCCGAGGGTGGGGCACCGCTCGAAGGGCGGATGGGCGGGGCCGCGGAGGAGTGGGCGGGGATTGCGGCACGGCATGGGTTGGTGGAGAAGGACGTGAATCGGCTGGCCTCGTGGTGGCACACGGATGGCGATCTGGGGCGGAAGATCGAGTGCGTGAACGATATGAGCAAGAGTCGGAGGCTGGGGTTCCTGACGTATCAGGACACGCCGCAGTCCTTCTTCGATTTGTTTGAGCGGATGAAGACCGAACAGTTGATTCCAAGGTAGATTGGGGGCAGATCATTCTTGAGGGAGAGTATTACCGATGCCGCTGCCTACCGATGAGAAGCTGCTGGCGCTGAGCCAGAGCCTTCTGGACCAGTTTCATGCGATCTTTGGGGAGTATCCGGGGTTTCGTCCGGCTCATGCCAAGGGGACGATGCTGACCGGGACGTTTGTGCCGACAGAAGCTGCGAAGGAGCTTTCGAGCGCTGAGCATCTGAACCAGGCATCGACTCCGGTGCTGGTACGGTTCTCGGATTCGACGGGGCTGCCGCTGATTCCGGATACCGATCCGAACAGCAACCCGCGTGGGTTTGCGGTGCGGTTTGTGCTGGGGCCGCATCGGCATACGGATATCGTGAGCCACTCAACCGATGGGTTCCCGACTCATACGGGCGATGAGTTTTTGGAGTTTCTGCGGGCTCTGGCGGCTAGCGATCCGGCGAACCTGGCGGGGTCGCCGCTGGAGGCTTTTCTTGGCTCACACCCGGCGGCGCTGGCGTTTGTGCAGACGCCGAAGCCTGCGCCTTCGAGCTTTGGGCGAGAGAACTACTTTGGCGTGACGGCGATGAAGTTTACCAATGCCGCTGGGGTGAGCCGGTTTGGGCGGTATCGGATTGTGCCCGTGGCGGGTCCGGACCATCTGGATGACGAGGCTCTGAAGGCTAAGGACGCGAACTATCTGATGGATGAGATTGCGGCTCGGGTGGCGGCGGGTCCGGTGGGGTTCAAGGTGTTGGTGCAGCTTGCCGATGAGGGGGATGTCGTCGACGACGCGACGATCCACTGGCCGGTAGAGCGAGAGGTTGTAGAGATCGGCACGCTGAGTCTGACTGCTCCTTTGGAGGGGAGTGAGGCGGAGCAGAAGACGATCATCTTCGATCCGATTCCGCGGCTGGCGGGGATTGAGCCTTCAGATGATCCGCTGCTGGAATTGCGGGCGGCGATCTATCTAATGAGCGGGCGGAAGCGGCGGGCTGCGTAGAGGCGCGGTTTTTACAGTCATTGTTCCAGCGCGCTACAATCTGCGCCATGACCTCTATTCGCCGAACCCGTCTGCTTTTGTTGACGCTGCTGTGTGTGCCTTCTCTGCTGCGTGCGCAAGCACCTGCTGCTCCTGCTTCTACTCCGGCGGTGCCGGATTGGGCGCAGCCGGGCTCGGCGACGCATGTGCAGGTGGCTCCGCCTGCGGACTTCCATCGGCCGAGCACGAACTTCTTTACGCCGATCGGGATCTTCGATGGGCAGTCGGATATCGGTAGCGCGGTGGTGCCGGGGAGCGCGAGCTACGACGCTGCGACCAAGCAGTACACGATCAACTCGGCAGGGTATAACGTCTGGTATATCCGGGATGAGTTCCGCTATCTGTGGAAGAAGATGTCCGGCGATGCTTCGCTGGCGGCGGATATTGCTTATCCCGATCCGAAGGGCTATGGCGACCGCAAGGCTGTGCTGGTGATTCGGCAGAGCCTGGACGATGACTCGAAGGAGGCTGTCGTTGCATTGCACGGGGCGGGGATGATTCATCTGGCGCAGCGGGCGGTGAAGGGGCAGCGGATGACCGATATGGAGTATCGGATCGGAGCGCGGGGGCGGCCGGAGGGACACAGCCCGGATTCGCTGACGACGATCATGGCGAAGCGGATTGGGATTGAGAAGAAGGGCGATGCGATCTCACTTTGGGTGAGTTTGGAGGGGGAGCCGATGCACCAGTTTGGGCCGCCGATCCAGCTGCACTTTGATGCTCCGTTTTATGTGGGGATTGGGTTTGTGTCGCATCTTCCGGCTAAGGCGGATACGGCGATTCTGTCGAATGTGGTGTTGGAGAAGGGCGCGGGGAAGGTGCGGTAAAGTACTTCGTACCGTTCTCGGGGCTGTATGGACGGGATTATCTTCTGAGGGCCTCCCGTTGGTCGGCAGCGAGCATTTTTCTTTCCGACCAGCGGGAGGACCGCGCGAAGCTTTAAAAAGGCGTGTGAACGCCCGTTCCGCGCGTAGCGGGCCCGTCCGGCAGGACAAGGTCGTGGTGGGGATAGGTCGGGCCTTCAGTCCTCATCGGTCGCCTCGTACGATTACCTAGTGCGCGCCTTCAGCGCTAAGGGCAACGACAAAAGCAAAGGCAGAAGCAGATTCCTCCGCTTCGCTCCTGAATGACAACCAAAGAAACAGGCAACGGCAAATGCAACTGCGCCCTTGCGCCGGGCGGGCGGCACTTCGTGCGGTGCTTGACGCTTCGCGTGGTCGAGGCTAGGGCTTGTAGAACTCGCTGCGCTTGCGGCTGTAGAAGACGTAGACAACCAGTCCAATGATCAGCCAGACGAAGAAGCGGACCCAGGTGATCGCGGGCAGGCCAGCCATCAGCAGAATGCAGAAGAGCGTGCTCAGGATGGGGATGACCGGGCCGAAGGGGAGGCGGAAGCCGCGGTGGCGGGTGGGGTCCTTGTAACGCAGCACGATGACGCCGATCGAGACCAGTACGAAGGCGAAGAGGGTGCCGATGTTGGACATCTCGGCGAAGGTGCCTACGTCGAAGAGGCCGGAGGGGATGGCGACCAGCAGGCCCGCGACCCAGGTAGCGAAGGCCGGGGTGCGGAAGCGCGGGTGGACCTGGCTGAAGACGTCGGGGAGGAGGCGGTCGCGGCTCATGGCGAACCAGACGCGGGCCTGGCCGAGCTGGAAGACCAGGATGGAGGAGACCATGCCCAGCAAGGCTCCGATGAGGACGGCGAGGCGGACCCAGTGCAGACGGTGCGCGCCGGGAAGCAGGCTGACGCGCTTGAGGGCGTTGACGACGGGGGCTCCGTCGCCCGCGACCGTCTGCCAGGGGACGAGGCCGGTGAGGACGGCGGCGACGCCGATGTAGAGGACCGTACAGACGATGAGGGTGGCAAGGATGCCGATGGGGACGTCGCGGCGCGGGTTGCGGCACTCTTCGCTGGCGGTGGAGACTGAGTCGAAGCCGATGTAGGTAAAGAAGATGATGGAGCCGCCCGCGAGGACGCCGGTGAAGCCGTTGGGGGCGAAGGGGTGGTAGTTGGACGGGTGGATGAAGCTGAGGCCGAAGAAGACGAAGAGCAGGATGGCGGCGATCTTGACCAGCACCATGATGTTGTTGGTGCGGGCGGACTCGCGGATGCCGCGGACCAGGACGACCGTGATGAGGAGGACGATGACGAAGGCGGGGAAGTCGAAGCCGAAGTGCCAGCCGGGAGGGAAGATGTCCCGGCCCGCGAGGTCTTGTAGGCCCAGAGGCAGGTAGGCCGGGGAGAGCCAGCGGGGATCGAGGTGGATGCCGAGCCAGTCCATGAGGTCGACGATGTGGGCCGCGAAGCCGACCGAGACGCTCATGTTGGAGAAGGCGTACTCGAGGATGAGGTCCCAGCCGATGATCCAGGCGACCAGCTCGCCAAGCGTGGCGTAGGTGTAGGTGTAGGCAGAGCCGGAGATGGGGATCATGCTGGCCAGCTC
This is a stretch of genomic DNA from Granulicella sp. WH15. It encodes these proteins:
- a CDS encoding ABC transporter permease; this translates as MRNVWLIARREYLERIRTKAFLVATILIPVLMGGFVFGAGYLSSRAKASAHVAIVAADAQFAQDLKQQLESGRHSSMTVDLATPSPETRSALDAELKSKSGIAGYLWVTPAAAAGARPLFAYAARSAGDATTVDTLQSAVQSVLTRERLNHSGIGAGEVDALLAPVTIDTSSSGDSRAAYAAASLLFLLMYMVIMLYGMNTARSIIEEKTSRVFEVMLSTIRPEEMLAGKILGVGAVGLTQIGVWMVAAGILGSTNLAASFVGSGHVPISLTQIVFFVVYFLFGYLLYSSIAAALGAMTNSEQELQQLNMFLVMPLAFCMLMSFVIVPAPNSTLARVVSLIPFCSPLLMNLRISLTTVAPWEIGLSFVLMSLTILAILWVASRIYRVGILMYGKKPNLAEVLRWLKYS
- a CDS encoding SDR family oxidoreductase translates to MEKRTALVVGSTGVVGQNLAKRLLERGWGVVGLSRGAQVVDGVVGVAADLRDGAAVKQALKGKVVTDVFLSAWIRHDTEKENVRVNGGIVENVFAALEGMELRHAALVTGTKQYLGPFEAYGQTAAETPFREDTPRLPGENFYYTQEDVMFRAAERGGFGWSVHRPHTIVGFAVGNAMNMGSTLAVYATLCRERGEAFVFPGSSEQWNALTDVVDARLLAEHLEWAATTPAARNEAFNVVNGGVFRWRWLWPQIAAYFGVEPAVPPEGGAPLEGRMGGAAEEWAGIAARHGLVEKDVNRLASWWHTDGDLGRKIECVNDMSKSRRLGFLTYQDTPQSFFDLFERMKTEQLIPR
- a CDS encoding biopolymer transporter Tol; this translates as MTSIRRTRLLLLTLLCVPSLLRAQAPAAPASTPAVPDWAQPGSATHVQVAPPADFHRPSTNFFTPIGIFDGQSDIGSAVVPGSASYDAATKQYTINSAGYNVWYIRDEFRYLWKKMSGDASLAADIAYPDPKGYGDRKAVLVIRQSLDDDSKEAVVALHGAGMIHLAQRAVKGQRMTDMEYRIGARGRPEGHSPDSLTTIMAKRIGIEKKGDAISLWVSLEGEPMHQFGPPIQLHFDAPFYVGIGFVSHLPAKADTAILSNVVLEKGAGKVR
- the queA gene encoding tRNA preQ1(34) S-adenosylmethionine ribosyltransferase-isomerase QueA; the protein is MLVSDFHYELPEELIAQTPPEVRGSSRMLVLRRDSGALTDDRFLSLPEYLKAGDLLVLNDSRVIPARLYATRGGLATQASSPAPTGKIEVLLTQQMGPWEWTALVRPGRKVQPGEVLHFADAEGAVLLSATVFAAGEYGERTIRFEADGEFLAKLDRIGHMPLPPYIHRDDSAGDKARYQTVYANEPGSAAAPTAGLHFTPEVLAALEAKGVQVERVTLHVGLGTFQPVRAERVEDIRLHAEHYTLPEATAAAVNAARREGRRVIAAGTTTTRTLEHCATLGPELFAHSGETSIFISPGHRFQVVQGLVTNFHLPSSTLLMLVSALAGVEPVRAAYAHAVREKYRFFSYGDCMLMI
- a CDS encoding VWA domain-containing protein, whose amino-acid sequence is MSRLKYTSLSLSVALASILAATSTAAFCQTTAPVVTAPASNQPQLTPRNPQDAPADEPTFTLKQQVNEVDLFFTVTDSKGRFVTGLKQENFGLLDDQRPPERVFRFQQQTDLPLRVGIMLDTSSSIRTRFKFEQDAAIDFFLQILHRNDRAFVEGFDIQLNLAQDFTNNIDLLNEGIRKLRPGGGTALFDSIYNTCKNQMLTLQEEGTVRKAIVLVSDGDDNYSRSNEEDAIKMCQRAETLVYTISTDTSPSKGKGGAVLERISEATGGKAFFPNKLEDVAIGFKSIEEELRSQYSLVYRPAEFKQDGSFRTIYLAATDSRRYHVRVKRGYFAPKPVQ
- a CDS encoding lysophospholipid acyltransferase family protein, whose protein sequence is MAYSRKQRVVLAVVPRIVAMLIRVLGATWRYEDVAVPGNVRGDQVPGPCVYAFWHRSLLACVHQFRNKDIAILISQSFDGELIARTVELLGFRAIRGSSTRGGAMALRQMAEAYRQGHRCAITADGPKGPAMVAKPGAVQLAQLVGATEIGVYYVLPERAWVLKSWDRFLIPKPFSRVRTAWPEKSGVSLPELQAALDKSVAMLS
- the add gene encoding adenosine deaminase, coding for MAKANKLEEIDIPTWLRGLPKAELHLHLEGTILPETLVELSQRHDATPLTLDAARALYIYDDFPHFLMAFKAVTERLQTADDFELIAYNMIRDLAYQGVVHAEVYISWGILARFKPQLPIPSVMDAIERARIRAEREFGTTILWIIDAVRHFGVEEAAHVFRLAAELRHQYPSIIGIGIGGDEARGPAEQFREIYAESRAAGLRLTVHAGESTGPVAGPASIWSAINIGAERIGHALAAQYDADLLTILAERQIPLELNVTSNLRTGCCPALDQHPIREYFESGLMLTLNSDDPPMFGSDLLSEYILIQEAFEFSLEQMREFAANSIEASFLPPDRKLKLMRDVELYHR
- a CDS encoding catalase family peroxidase, whose translation is MPLPTDEKLLALSQSLLDQFHAIFGEYPGFRPAHAKGTMLTGTFVPTEAAKELSSAEHLNQASTPVLVRFSDSTGLPLIPDTDPNSNPRGFAVRFVLGPHRHTDIVSHSTDGFPTHTGDEFLEFLRALAASDPANLAGSPLEAFLGSHPAALAFVQTPKPAPSSFGRENYFGVTAMKFTNAAGVSRFGRYRIVPVAGPDHLDDEALKAKDANYLMDEIAARVAAGPVGFKVLVQLADEGDVVDDATIHWPVEREVVEIGTLSLTAPLEGSEAEQKTIIFDPIPRLAGIEPSDDPLLELRAAIYLMSGRKRRAA
- a CDS encoding ATP-binding cassette domain-containing protein, which codes for MSIVQLQNIRKAYDTKVAVHGLSLSIEPGTMFGLLGPNGSGKTSSIRMMIGMTVPDSGSVRLFGQPFSRAALHRVGYLPEERGLYKKMKVMEQLVFLGQLHGLDAATAGKRAHVWCEQMQILEAVNKRTEELSKGMQQKIQFIASLLHEPELIIMDEPFSGLDPVNATLLMDTLLELRKQGRTILFSTHRMDQVEKLCDEIAIIYKGNLVLEGAMREIKSRYPANRVQIYFSGDSSFLQHPAIASAKTYSGHAELILNDPAMAQSLLAEAVARGTCITRFEVMEPTLEEIFIESVGENVDA